The following proteins come from a genomic window of Acidobacteriota bacterium:
- a CDS encoding acyl-CoA dehydrogenase family protein, producing MKKDLIRVDELLTEEEILIRNSVKEFVKQKINPIIEENFRSGNFPLHIVKDLAGLGLLGAYLNGYECAGINNVSYGLALQELEYGDSGIRSFCSVQTSLVMWAIMEYGSEEQKSYWIPKMAKGETIGCFGLTEPDYGSDPGSMVTKAQEDGNYWIINGSKMWITNGSIADVAVVWANSKKGIKGFLVEKSSPGFSTRDIKGKFSLRASVTSELIFEDCRVHRDNMLPKAKGLRAPLSCLNQARYGIAWGALGAAFACYETALEYSKSRIQFGKPIASFQLVQNKLVWMLNEIVKGQLLALRTGRMKDEGKASHVLISLAKRNNVEIALEVCRMARDILGASGITDEYPVARHMLNLESVKTYEGTHDIHTLIIGEDITGIESFR from the coding sequence ATGAAAAAAGACCTTATCCGAGTAGATGAGCTTCTCACCGAAGAGGAAATTCTAATAAGAAATTCAGTTAAAGAATTTGTAAAACAGAAGATTAATCCCATAATAGAAGAAAATTTCAGGTCAGGGAACTTTCCCCTGCACATTGTAAAAGATTTGGCAGGTCTTGGGCTTTTAGGAGCTTATCTCAATGGTTATGAATGTGCTGGAATCAATAATGTTAGCTATGGCTTGGCTCTTCAGGAACTTGAATATGGTGATAGCGGAATAAGAAGTTTCTGTTCAGTCCAGACATCCCTTGTTATGTGGGCAATAATGGAGTACGGCTCAGAAGAACAAAAAAGTTACTGGATTCCTAAAATGGCTAAGGGTGAAACAATAGGCTGTTTTGGACTTACAGAACCTGATTATGGATCTGATCCGGGTTCAATGGTTACAAAAGCCCAGGAGGATGGAAATTATTGGATTATCAATGGGTCAAAAATGTGGATTACAAATGGTTCTATTGCAGACGTGGCTGTGGTTTGGGCTAATTCAAAAAAAGGTATAAAGGGTTTTCTTGTAGAGAAATCATCTCCTGGGTTTTCAACAAGGGATATAAAAGGAAAGTTTTCTTTAAGAGCATCTGTAACATCTGAATTGATATTTGAAGATTGTAGAGTTCATAGAGATAATATGTTGCCAAAAGCAAAAGGACTAAGAGCACCGTTGAGTTGTTTGAACCAGGCAAGATATGGGATAGCTTGGGGAGCCCTGGGAGCAGCATTTGCCTGTTACGAAACAGCCCTTGAATATTCAAAGTCTCGAATTCAATTTGGCAAGCCTATCGCATCTTTCCAGCTCGTTCAGAATAAACTCGTATGGATGCTCAATGAAATAGTAAAAGGTCAGCTTCTTGCATTAAGAACAGGAAGAATGAAGGATGAGGGAAAAGCAAGTCATGTTCTTATCTCTTTGGCTAAAAGAAATAATGTGGAAATCGCTCTTGAAGTATGCAGAATGGCAAGGGATATATTGGGGGCAAGTGGCATTACTGATGAATATCCAGTAGCAAGGCATATGTTGAATCTGGAATCTGTGAAAACCTATGAAGGAACCCATGATATACATACCCTTATCATTGGAGAAGATATTACAGGAATAGAAAGTTTTAGATAA
- the moaC gene encoding cyclic pyranopterin monophosphate synthase MoaC, translating to MIDVGGKKLTVREATAEAEIKISKNSIEMIKNKNVPKGDVLEISRIAGIMAAKKTSEFVPLCHQISLDWVSIDFTFDEGKITIRSKVKAKWKTGVEMESLISCAISAITIYDMLKAFDNEMEITSIKLLEKKGGKTNFKRK from the coding sequence ATGATTGATGTGGGTGGAAAAAAACTTACTGTAAGAGAGGCTACTGCAGAAGCTGAGATTAAAATTTCTAAAAATAGTATAGAAATGATAAAAAATAAAAATGTTCCAAAAGGAGATGTTCTTGAAATAAGCAGAATTGCTGGAATTATGGCTGCAAAAAAAACTTCTGAATTTGTTCCTCTCTGTCATCAGATTTCATTAGACTGGGTTTCAATTGATTTTACCTTTGATGAAGGAAAAATAACTATAAGGAGCAAAGTAAAGGCAAAATGGAAAACTGGAGTTGAAATGGAATCTCTTATCTCATGTGCAATCTCAGCAATAACTATATATGACATGTTAAAAGCCTTCGATAACGAGATGGAAATAACATCTATAAAGTTGCTCGAAAAAAAAGGAGGTAAAACTAATTTTAAAAGGAAATAA
- the truA gene encoding tRNA pseudouridine(38-40) synthase TruA: MTNFKALIQYDGTDFNGWQIQPDKRTVQGAIEEALRIISGERVVCNGASRTDAGVHATGQIANFHVKLNIHPQSLIKALNSILPRDIRIIEIEEINESFDARVHAKSKIYIYKIWNDQIISPFIWRWYYHVPFSLDFESMAEASKYFVGEKDFSSFTSHPSSNNFKRTVFRSELLKKEKEIIYTIEANGFLRYMVRNIVGTLIEVGRGKINPSSIPEIIDEKKREAAGPTALPSGLFLDSVIY; encoded by the coding sequence ATGACAAATTTTAAGGCTTTAATTCAATATGATGGTACAGATTTTAATGGATGGCAGATTCAGCCAGATAAACGAACAGTTCAAGGGGCTATTGAAGAGGCTTTAAGAATTATATCAGGGGAAAGAGTTGTGTGCAATGGTGCAAGCAGAACTGATGCTGGAGTTCATGCCACAGGGCAAATAGCTAATTTTCATGTTAAACTGAATATTCATCCTCAATCATTAATTAAAGCATTAAATTCAATCCTTCCTCGAGACATAAGAATAATCGAAATCGAAGAAATCAATGAAAGTTTTGATGCACGAGTACATGCAAAATCGAAAATATACATATATAAGATATGGAACGATCAGATAATCTCTCCCTTTATTTGGAGATGGTATTATCATGTGCCATTTTCATTGGATTTTGAAAGCATGGCTGAAGCTTCAAAATATTTTGTTGGAGAGAAAGATTTTTCTTCTTTTACTTCCCATCCTTCTTCAAACAATTTCAAAAGGACTGTTTTTCGGTCAGAGCTTTTAAAGAAAGAAAAAGAAATTATTTATACGATTGAGGCAAATGGATTTTTAAGGTATATGGTAAGAAATATCGTCGGTACTTTAATTGAAGTGGGAAGAGGAAAGATTAACCCTTCTTCTATTCCAGAGATAATCGATGAGAAAAAAAGAGAGGCAGCTGGACCCACTGCTTTGCCTTCTGGGCTTTTTCTCGATAGCGTAATATATTAG
- a CDS encoding aminotransferase class I/II-fold pyridoxal phosphate-dependent enzyme, with protein MKISDLSKLNFETVCVHGTGKFDRQAKAVNFPIYQTSTFAFDDSLEAAEAFLEKRKSYIYSRWGNPTVEYLEDVISLLEGGEKALITSSGMPALSVLVFSFLNSGENIVSQKTLYGGTYSFFTKFLPKLNIDVKFVSGESLEEFETKIDSRTRLIFIETPANPTLKIIDIEGVSKIAKKHEIILAVDNTFATPYLQNPLKFGADVVLHSATKYIGGHGDVVAGILVGSANFIDKAKKEILRTLGGTIDPFAAFLLIRGLKTLAVRIEKHCKNAKKIANFLSNHDKVKKVYYPGLSSHPGHEIAKKQMKDFGGMISFELKGGRKTGEILLDSLKVMTLAVSLGETGSLITHPASSTHYQYSAEDLEDVGMSEEMIRLSVGIENVNDLIEDLSQAFNKL; from the coding sequence ATGAAAATATCGGACTTATCAAAATTAAATTTTGAGACAGTTTGCGTTCATGGAACTGGAAAATTTGACCGCCAGGCTAAAGCAGTTAATTTTCCTATCTACCAAACTTCAACCTTTGCTTTTGATGATTCCCTTGAAGCTGCTGAAGCATTTTTGGAAAAAAGAAAGAGCTATATTTATTCAAGATGGGGGAATCCAACAGTGGAATATCTGGAAGATGTAATATCTCTTTTAGAAGGTGGGGAAAAAGCTTTGATAACATCGTCAGGAATGCCAGCCCTTTCTGTGCTTGTTTTTTCATTTCTTAACAGTGGAGAGAATATCGTCTCTCAAAAAACTCTTTATGGAGGAACTTATAGTTTTTTTACAAAATTCCTTCCTAAATTGAATATCGATGTAAAGTTTGTTAGCGGAGAATCGCTTGAAGAGTTCGAGACTAAAATTGACTCAAGAACAAGATTGATATTCATAGAGACTCCAGCGAATCCAACTCTGAAAATAATAGATATAGAAGGGGTATCAAAAATAGCAAAAAAGCATGAAATAATATTAGCTGTTGATAACACTTTTGCTACACCTTATTTGCAAAACCCTCTAAAATTTGGCGCTGATGTTGTTCTTCATAGTGCTACCAAGTACATCGGAGGTCATGGAGATGTTGTGGCTGGGATTCTTGTGGGAAGTGCTAATTTTATAGATAAAGCGAAAAAGGAAATATTAAGAACTCTGGGAGGAACAATTGACCCTTTTGCAGCATTTCTTTTGATAAGAGGATTGAAAACCCTGGCTGTGAGAATAGAGAAGCATTGTAAAAATGCGAAAAAAATAGCAAATTTTCTAAGCAATCATGACAAGGTAAAAAAAGTATATTATCCTGGGCTTTCATCTCATCCTGGTCATGAGATTGCTAAAAAACAGATGAAAGATTTTGGAGGAATGATTTCCTTTGAATTAAAAGGCGGAAGAAAAACAGGAGAAATACTATTGGATTCATTAAAAGTTATGACTTTAGCTGTAAGTCTCGGTGAGACAGGAAGCCTAATTACACATCCTGCTTCATCAACTCACTATCAATATTCAGCCGAAGACTTAGAAGACGTGGGCATGAGTGAGGAAATGATAAGATTATCAGTGGGAATAGAAAATGTTAATGACCTTATAGAAGACCTTTCCCAGGCATTTAATAAGTTGTAG
- a CDS encoding TIGR00725 family protein, whose protein sequence is MFEDERAGGLRTKKRIGIIGGNEADQRLYEIAFEVGKLIAKNDAILICGGLGGVMEAASKGAKSMGGITIGIIPSSNIKDANRYIDIPISTGIGLARNLMVVLNSDVLIAIDGKYGTLSEISYALIFGKRVIGLETWDIEGVKKAHNPEEAIKFALYDHK, encoded by the coding sequence TTGTTCGAAGATGAGAGGGCTGGCGGTTTGAGAACAAAGAAAAGAATTGGGATTATTGGAGGAAACGAGGCTGATCAGAGACTTTATGAAATTGCATTTGAAGTTGGCAAACTAATAGCAAAAAACGATGCGATTCTTATATGCGGTGGATTGGGCGGAGTCATGGAAGCAGCATCAAAAGGAGCAAAAAGTATGGGTGGAATAACAATTGGAATAATTCCTTCCTCAAATATCAAAGATGCAAATAGATACATTGATATTCCAATTTCTACGGGCATTGGGCTTGCAAGAAATTTAATGGTGGTCTTGAATTCTGATGTATTGATAGCGATAGATGGAAAATATGGAACGCTTTCAGAGATTTCTTATGCCCTGATATTTGGGAAGAGAGTTATCGGGCTTGAAACATGGGATATTGAGGGGGTTAAGAAAGCTCATAATCCTGAAGAGGCTATTAAATTTGCTTTGTATGATCATAAATAA
- a CDS encoding sulfatase-like hydrolase/transferase yields MQRKNKKKFRDLSKEKRPKIKRKRYGYFFILGLVIVFSLLFIFKFFFLLSPYEKVKKLFKKYKIENPNVILISIDTLRADRISCYGFEFIKTEHIDSIAQEGVLFENCIVHVPLTLPSHASILTGTLPIFHNVRDNGGFVLDNQRMVLSEVFKKAGYKTSAFVGAFVLDSKWGLNQGFDYYFDKFDLSKYKSISLGDVQRRGDEVVNEALKWIENNKNKNFFSFIHLYDPHTPYEPPPPYDSLYPNRPYLGEIAFSDEQVGRILSFLEENELDKTTIIIFTSDHGESLGEHKEGTHGFFLYNAALQVPLIIKTPFRELSRKRVKTLVRSIDIMPTILEISGLEIPTEVQGRSLLELLFDSDKMLNLEAYSETFYPRYHFGWAELISIQKEKLKFIIAPKPEFYNLEEDLNEINNLYSEGNKIAKEMKAKLNSLIESYSAKEEIQYQNIDQETMEKLAALGYVGGFVNTAEESKNLADPKDKIELFNLLTSCKEDTLAGNFDKAIEKINKVIKEDPDIPDAYFSLGNTYFKMKNYEKAIESFKKTLELKPDYDFAMLNLANCYRILGKLDEAISEIETFLKYDPKDSQAFYILGDIYLEKKDYKKAFENFQKAVSFSTLMSDAFNGLGVIYYAWNDLENAEKNIKKALEINDKVRKGHFNLAQVYEKKGELEKAKEEYQKEIEIYPLNFRARFNLGKIYGIFGDYDSQIIEFREVIKSEPYFAIGYLYLAKAIMDGNGDLREAVDIAKKGISLGPEPEYLPLGHFILADIYNRMGNLVMAEQELQRGREIQARNRSK; encoded by the coding sequence GTGCAGAGAAAAAATAAAAAAAAATTTAGAGATCTTTCAAAAGAAAAAAGACCCAAAATAAAAAGGAAAAGATACGGATATTTTTTTATCTTAGGTTTGGTAATAGTTTTTTCCCTTCTGTTTATTTTTAAATTTTTTTTCCTTTTGAGTCCTTATGAAAAAGTTAAAAAATTATTTAAAAAATATAAAATTGAAAATCCTAATGTTATTCTTATTTCGATTGATACACTCAGGGCAGACAGAATTTCTTGCTATGGATTCGAGTTTATTAAAACTGAACACATAGATAGTATTGCTCAGGAAGGCGTTTTATTTGAAAATTGTATAGTCCATGTACCACTAACCCTTCCATCCCACGCCTCAATCTTAACCGGCACTTTGCCAATTTTTCATAATGTCAGAGATAACGGAGGATTTGTTCTTGACAATCAAAGAATGGTTTTGTCAGAAGTATTTAAAAAAGCAGGCTATAAAACCTCAGCTTTTGTTGGTGCTTTTGTTCTGGATTCAAAATGGGGTTTGAACCAAGGGTTTGATTATTATTTTGATAAATTTGATTTAAGTAAATACAAATCAATTTCTTTAGGAGATGTTCAAAGGAGAGGAGATGAAGTTGTAAACGAAGCCTTAAAATGGATTGAAAATAATAAAAATAAAAATTTTTTTTCATTTATCCATCTTTATGATCCTCATACTCCTTACGAGCCTCCGCCCCCTTATGATTCCCTTTATCCAAATAGACCTTACTTAGGAGAAATTGCTTTTTCAGACGAGCAGGTGGGAAGAATATTAAGTTTTTTAGAAGAAAATGAATTGGATAAGACTACGATAATTATATTTACATCTGATCATGGAGAAAGTCTTGGTGAGCATAAAGAAGGCACTCATGGATTTTTTCTTTATAATGCAGCACTCCAAGTTCCATTGATAATAAAAACTCCTTTTAGAGAATTATCTAGAAAAAGAGTTAAAACTCTTGTTAGAAGTATAGACATAATGCCAACAATACTTGAAATTTCAGGTTTAGAAATCCCAACCGAGGTTCAGGGTCGGTCTCTCTTAGAACTTTTATTCGATTCTGATAAAATGCTAAACTTAGAAGCGTATTCAGAGACTTTTTATCCTCGATATCATTTTGGATGGGCAGAACTTATTTCAATCCAGAAAGAAAAATTGAAATTTATAATTGCTCCAAAACCTGAGTTTTATAACCTTGAGGAGGACTTGAATGAAATAAATAATTTATATAGCGAAGGTAATAAAATTGCTAAAGAAATGAAAGCCAAATTAAATTCTTTGATAGAGAGTTATTCTGCGAAAGAAGAAATACAATATCAGAATATTGATCAGGAAACTATGGAAAAACTTGCAGCTTTAGGATATGTGGGAGGGTTTGTAAATACCGCAGAGGAAAGCAAAAATTTAGCAGACCCTAAAGACAAAATTGAACTCTTCAATCTACTTACTTCTTGTAAAGAAGATACCCTGGCAGGAAATTTTGACAAAGCAATAGAAAAAATAAATAAAGTGATAAAAGAAGATCCAGACATTCCGGATGCTTATTTTTCCCTGGGAAATACTTATTTTAAGATGAAAAATTATGAAAAAGCAATTGAATCTTTCAAGAAGACTCTTGAATTAAAACCAGATTATGATTTCGCAATGTTAAATTTAGCAAATTGCTATAGAATTTTGGGAAAGCTGGATGAAGCTATTTCTGAAATTGAAACTTTTTTAAAATATGACCCGAAAGATTCTCAAGCTTTTTATATTTTAGGGGATATATACCTTGAGAAAAAAGATTATAAAAAAGCCTTTGAGAATTTTCAAAAGGCCGTTTCTTTTTCGACATTAATGTCGGATGCTTTCAATGGATTAGGAGTGATATATTACGCATGGAATGATTTAGAAAATGCTGAAAAAAATATAAAAAAAGCTCTTGAAATAAACGACAAAGTTAGAAAAGGGCATTTCAATCTTGCCCAGGTGTATGAGAAGAAAGGAGAACTGGAAAAAGCTAAAGAAGAATACCAGAAAGAGATAGAGATATATCCGTTGAATTTCAGAGCAAGATTTAATCTTGGTAAAATTTATGGAATTTTTGGCGATTATGATTCTCAAATAATAGAATTCAGAGAAGTGATAAAGTCAGAACCATATTTTGCGATTGGATATTTATATCTGGCAAAAGCTATAATGGATGGTAATGGTGATTTGAGGGAAGCCGTTGATATTGCAAAGAAAGGAATTTCGCTTGGTCCTGAACCAGAATATCTCCCATTGGGACACTTCATACTTGCTGATATATATAACAGGATGGGAAATCTTGTTATGGCTGAACAGGAATTGCAGAGAGGAAGGGAAATTCAAGCAAGGAACAGATCAAAATAG
- a CDS encoding divergent polysaccharide deacetylase family protein: protein MKKHSYIYLMLSILFVFIFIILWKKTNFYIQIKDIITGTKEDQNKVDKIEKKSYLITKKEHLLPEEKEIFKLAIIIDDIGFSIEPVYSLLEIKEPITFSILPFQRYSEKVANLLKENNKEIMLHLPMESNNFKGDSENDNGTILMSMDEFEISNLVEKAINSIPYTKGVNNHKGSKITENENSMRIILRVIKEKNLFFIDSKTSSYSIANQIAVEMGIPSLSSDLFIDNIQTEDHIKSQIFKVVEIAKKKKKAIGIGHPYETTINVLKEILPKIKDYGITLIFVSDLLK, encoded by the coding sequence ATGAAAAAACACTCTTATATTTATTTGATGTTATCTATTCTATTTGTATTTATCTTCATAATTCTGTGGAAAAAAACAAATTTTTATATTCAAATAAAAGATATAATTACAGGTACTAAAGAAGACCAGAATAAAGTCGATAAGATAGAAAAAAAATCTTATTTAATAACAAAGAAGGAACATCTTTTACCAGAAGAAAAAGAAATATTTAAATTAGCCATAATTATCGATGATATTGGATTTTCAATTGAACCTGTTTATTCATTATTGGAAATCAAAGAGCCTATAACTTTCTCGATTCTTCCCTTTCAGAGGTATTCAGAAAAAGTAGCAAATTTATTAAAAGAAAACAATAAAGAGATAATGCTCCATTTGCCCATGGAATCCAATAATTTCAAAGGAGATAGTGAAAATGATAATGGTACTATCCTTATGAGTATGGATGAGTTTGAAATATCAAATTTAGTTGAAAAAGCAATTAACTCAATTCCCTATACAAAAGGTGTTAATAATCATAAGGGTTCAAAAATAACAGAGAATGAAAATTCAATGAGGATAATTTTGAGAGTTATTAAAGAGAAAAATCTTTTCTTTATTGATAGTAAAACCTCATCCTATTCAATTGCAAACCAAATAGCAGTGGAAATGGGAATTCCTTCCTTATCAAGTGATCTATTTATAGATAATATACAAACAGAAGATCATATAAAGTCACAGATTTTTAAGGTAGTCGAAATTGCAAAGAAAAAGAAAAAAGCCATCGGAATAGGGCACCCTTATGAAACCACAATAAATGTTTTAAAAGAGATATTGCCTAAAATTAAGGATTACGGAATAACCCTTATTTTTGTTTCTGATCTATTAAAATAG
- a CDS encoding S41 family peptidase: MENKKKILLLSSISVVIFLFFISWKFFPSIFSFSSLSSSYKNLYLLSKVISYVKNEYIEEVNPIEVMRGAYRGIMESMGPFASYLQKDEVEKYEKIKKDLFGDVGILAIKRGVFFQVIGLIDDSPAEKHNIKVGDFINEVNGMPVHNLNFWELKLELTGLPDTDVKIKIIKNHVKRPEEIVMKRKEIYKNPITFKVDEKNDIGIIKTRSLFPGTAIKFDNVLNKIYKKKIQKIVIDLRDTWEGEMKEGIEISNLFLKKKKEIFLERNDGKKEYIKSKILNKFYDVSLIMLINKATLGPGEIIPFLLKGENLVKIVGDNSGGCAYDFRLFKLEDGSGIILPVNKIGLNSKYLSEEGVVPDSYEDFEDGKFIDKVYKYFEN; this comes from the coding sequence ATGGAAAATAAGAAAAAAATTTTATTGTTATCTTCAATTTCAGTTGTCATTTTTTTATTCTTTATCAGTTGGAAATTTTTTCCTTCAATATTTTCATTCTCTTCCTTATCCTCATCTTATAAAAATTTATATTTATTGAGTAAAGTTATTTCTTATGTAAAAAATGAATATATTGAAGAAGTTAATCCCATTGAAGTTATGAGGGGAGCATATAGAGGAATTATGGAATCCATGGGGCCGTTTGCATCCTATTTACAAAAAGATGAAGTAGAAAAGTATGAAAAAATTAAAAAAGACCTATTCGGCGATGTTGGTATTCTTGCAATAAAAAGGGGCGTATTTTTTCAAGTAATTGGTTTAATTGATGATTCACCCGCAGAAAAGCACAATATAAAGGTAGGAGACTTTATCAATGAGGTGAATGGAATGCCAGTTCATAATTTAAATTTCTGGGAATTGAAATTAGAGCTGACAGGTCTCCCGGATACTGATGTGAAAATAAAAATAATAAAAAACCATGTTAAAAGGCCGGAAGAGATTGTCATGAAAAGAAAAGAGATTTATAAGAATCCTATAACTTTTAAAGTGGATGAGAAAAATGATATAGGTATTATCAAAACAAGAAGTCTTTTTCCTGGCACTGCAATAAAATTTGATAATGTTTTAAACAAAATTTATAAAAAAAAGATACAAAAAATAGTTATAGATTTAAGAGATACATGGGAAGGAGAAATGAAAGAAGGCATTGAGATTTCAAATTTATTTTTAAAAAAGAAAAAAGAAATTTTTCTGGAACGAAATGATGGAAAGAAAGAATACATTAAATCGAAAATTTTGAACAAATTTTATGATGTCTCTCTCATTATGTTAATAAATAAAGCTACTCTGGGGCCTGGGGAGATAATCCCATTTTTATTAAAGGGGGAAAATTTAGTAAAGATTGTAGGGGATAATTCAGGAGGATGTGCATATGACTTTAGATTATTTAAATTGGAAGACGGATCGGGAATAATTTTGCCAGTAAATAAAATCGGTCTCAATTCAAAATATTTATCGGAAGAAGGGGTTGTTCCAGATTCTTATGAAGACTTTGAAGATGGAAAATTTATCGATAAAGTATATAAATATTTTGAAAACTGA
- a CDS encoding folylpolyglutamate synthase/dihydrofolate synthase family protein, translating into MDFNEALAYLNSVEKFGIRLGLSNIEFLLKSFDNPQNKFKTIHIGGTNGKGSVCSMVFEALKRAGYKTGLYTSPHLIDITERIRVNDDCISKAEFSEIISEIRKKINSSIFKKNLVGHPTYFEILTLAGFLFFEKEKIDVGVIEVGLGGRFDATNVIYPEISAITNVSYDHENYLGKKLSEIAFEKAGIIKARIPVVYGGKKGIAYFTIKEKAIEVKSPLIWVNSKENIFGINRLENRYLFSLKTPRFSYEFTPSLQGRHQGENALVSIFILEELRKKGWNISPEQIKNSIENTKWEGRLETINTNPQIILDGAHNPHAIKRLKEYIEENIDKKIALIFGAMRDKDIFRMAKLMFPMSERVILTKANTERAAEPLFIMKISKAKTKNIEIMDNVKLAIEKLTKECSDDFVILITGSLYLVGEAKKALIECNKIK; encoded by the coding sequence ATGGATTTTAATGAAGCGCTTGCTTATCTCAATTCAGTTGAAAAATTTGGTATAAGACTTGGACTTAGTAATATAGAATTTCTTTTAAAAAGTTTTGACAATCCTCAAAATAAGTTTAAAACAATTCATATAGGTGGAACGAATGGAAAAGGCTCTGTGTGTTCAATGGTTTTTGAAGCCCTGAAAAGAGCAGGTTACAAAACTGGGCTATATACTTCTCCTCATCTTATAGATATCACTGAAAGAATTAGAGTAAATGATGATTGTATTTCCAAGGCTGAATTTTCTGAGATTATAAGTGAAATAAGGAAGAAAATTAATTCAAGTATCTTCAAAAAAAATTTGGTTGGACATCCCACATATTTTGAAATATTGACATTAGCTGGATTTTTATTTTTTGAAAAAGAAAAGATTGATGTTGGAGTTATCGAAGTAGGCTTGGGTGGAAGATTTGATGCAACAAATGTTATTTATCCAGAGATTAGTGCAATTACCAATGTGAGCTACGACCATGAAAATTATCTGGGTAAAAAATTATCTGAGATTGCATTTGAGAAAGCTGGAATAATCAAAGCAAGAATTCCAGTTGTATATGGAGGAAAAAAAGGAATCGCCTATTTTACAATAAAAGAAAAAGCCATTGAAGTTAAATCACCTTTAATTTGGGTAAATAGTAAAGAAAATATTTTTGGAATTAATAGATTAGAAAATAGATATTTATTTTCTTTGAAAACGCCAAGATTTTCTTATGAATTTACTCCTTCTTTACAGGGAAGACATCAGGGAGAAAATGCTCTCGTCTCAATTTTTATTCTAGAAGAGTTGAGAAAAAAAGGTTGGAATATTTCTCCTGAACAGATAAAGAATTCAATTGAAAACACTAAGTGGGAAGGAAGATTGGAAACAATTAATACAAACCCTCAGATAATTCTCGATGGCGCTCACAATCCTCATGCTATAAAGAGATTAAAAGAATATATTGAGGAAAATATTGACAAAAAAATAGCTCTTATTTTTGGGGCTATGCGAGATAAAGACATTTTTAGAATGGCAAAGCTAATGTTCCCAATGTCGGAAAGGGTAATACTCACAAAAGCTAATACAGAGAGAGCTGCTGAGCCTTTATTTATAATGAAGATTTCTAAAGCAAAGACAAAAAATATCGAAATTATGGACAATGTTAAATTAGCAATAGAAAAATTAACGAAGGAATGCTCAGATGATTTTGTCATTTTAATTACTGGCTCTCTTTATCTGGTTGGTGAAGCAAAAAAAGCATTAATCGAATGTAATAAAATTAAATAA
- the accD gene encoding acetyl-CoA carboxylase, carboxyltransferase subunit beta, which translates to MTNLWTKCNNCRKILYRKEIEENLYVCPNCNFHYRITAVQRAKFLLDDRDFMRLDEEIFPADPLNFKDNKEYKQRLEESRIKLSLNEALINFSGKIDGIPVILSVFEYSFIGGSMGSVVGEKFTRAIERALNNKIPLISVSSSGGARMQEGILSLMQMAKISAMLARLDEERIPYISVLTDPTTGGVTASLAMLGDLNIAEPDALIGFAGPRVIEQTIKEKLPKGFQSSEFLLQHGMLDDVVPRKYLREYLIRVLRLLLNKHH; encoded by the coding sequence ATGACAAATTTATGGACTAAGTGCAATAATTGCAGAAAAATCCTCTACAGAAAAGAAATTGAAGAAAATTTGTATGTCTGTCCTAATTGCAATTTTCATTATAGAATTACTGCTGTACAAAGAGCAAAATTTCTCCTCGATGATAGAGATTTCATGAGGTTAGATGAAGAAATATTCCCAGCCGATCCTCTTAATTTTAAAGACAACAAAGAATACAAACAAAGATTGGAGGAGAGTAGGATTAAACTTTCATTGAATGAAGCATTAATAAATTTTTCTGGGAAAATAGATGGAATTCCTGTGATTCTTTCAGTATTTGAATATAGTTTTATTGGTGGTAGTATGGGCTCAGTCGTGGGAGAAAAATTTACCCGAGCGATTGAAAGAGCTCTTAATAATAAGATTCCTCTTATATCAGTTTCCAGTTCTGGAGGAGCAAGAATGCAGGAAGGGATATTATCTCTTATGCAGATGGCAAAAATCTCAGCAATGTTGGCAAGATTGGACGAAGAGAGAATACCTTATATATCTGTATTGACTGATCCAACAACTGGAGGAGTAACAGCAAGTTTAGCAATGCTTGGAGATTTGAACATTGCGGAGCCAGACGCTTTGATAGGATTTGCTGGACCAAGAGTAATAGAACAAACTATAAAAGAAAAGTTGCCAAAGGGCTTTCAAAGCTCAGAATTTTTATTACAGCACGGAATGCTGGATGATGTAGTACCGAGAAAATATTTAAGAGAATACTTAATTCGTGTTCTTCGATTGTTGTTAAACAAACATCATTAA